From a region of the Mycobacteroides saopaulense genome:
- a CDS encoding carotenoid oxygenase family protein, which produces MTLAPEHSTAESGFDDLISRPFESQLREFDYEVTHVDGKLPEGLTGTLFRIGPGKFEVGTTVLRTMFDTDGMVSRFVLDGSSVRFTNRYVRTAQFRDGLQNAPMRRRGITTNVPGKLFANLRPPANTANTNIVPLAGEMLALWEGGPPHRLDPDTLETLGTHDFDGRLGYVGAFSAHPKWDPVTGEMFNFGVDVFPTPRLRCYRVGTDGKLSQINSVTLWDMGWNHDFALTEKYLVFVLDPIRPNIGQLLRGKRFDESLEYQLTNGSTKFILVPRDGSKPLVFEHDPQLHIHVTNAFQDGPDAVVEFVRYESLNFLRRSLTAALKPAPHSNPHHHLVIRQWPDSHLVRFRISPAGRITEEVVSQSAKIEFPQYDWRQSTRNHQITYCAGTLAHDGHYNGIFKFDHRAGAMTHCGFGTASVCEPIFVPRDKGTAQDDGWLLAVNHDLVENRSQLVILDARDLERGPLAVAHLTHHLPIGFHGTFTRRVADPSAPLPHPALLP; this is translated from the coding sequence ATGACACTCGCCCCCGAACATTCGACCGCGGAATCAGGCTTCGACGACCTGATTTCCCGGCCGTTCGAGTCGCAATTGCGTGAGTTCGACTACGAGGTCACCCATGTGGACGGCAAGCTCCCGGAGGGTCTGACCGGAACCCTGTTCCGGATCGGACCAGGGAAGTTCGAGGTCGGCACAACGGTATTGCGGACGATGTTCGACACCGACGGCATGGTCTCCCGTTTCGTCCTCGACGGTTCCTCGGTGCGCTTCACCAACCGGTATGTACGCACCGCGCAGTTTCGCGACGGACTGCAGAACGCACCGATGCGACGACGCGGCATCACCACCAACGTGCCCGGGAAGCTCTTCGCCAATCTGAGGCCACCCGCCAACACCGCCAACACGAACATCGTGCCCCTCGCCGGAGAAATGCTGGCCCTGTGGGAGGGCGGTCCACCGCATCGCCTCGACCCGGACACCCTGGAAACACTGGGCACTCACGATTTTGACGGCAGATTGGGCTACGTCGGCGCCTTCTCCGCCCACCCGAAATGGGACCCGGTCACCGGCGAGATGTTCAACTTCGGCGTGGACGTGTTTCCCACCCCGCGTCTGCGCTGCTATCGCGTGGGCACCGATGGGAAACTTTCCCAGATCAATTCGGTGACGTTGTGGGACATGGGCTGGAATCACGACTTCGCGCTGACCGAGAAGTACCTGGTCTTCGTCCTGGACCCGATCCGGCCCAACATCGGACAGCTTCTGCGCGGCAAGCGATTCGACGAAAGCCTCGAGTACCAGCTCACCAACGGGAGCACCAAGTTCATCCTGGTACCCCGCGATGGCTCCAAACCCCTGGTATTCGAACATGACCCGCAGCTGCACATCCACGTCACCAACGCGTTCCAGGACGGGCCCGATGCGGTGGTGGAGTTCGTGCGGTACGAGAGTCTGAATTTCCTGCGGCGGTCGCTGACGGCCGCATTGAAACCCGCGCCCCACTCAAACCCTCACCATCACCTGGTGATCAGGCAGTGGCCCGACAGTCACCTGGTGCGTTTCCGCATCTCACCGGCAGGCAGGATCACCGAAGAAGTGGTCTCGCAATCAGCGAAGATCGAATTCCCGCAATATGATTGGCGACAGTCCACCCGCAATCACCAGATCACTTACTGCGCTGGAACGTTGGCACACGACGGCCACTACAACGGCATCTTCAAGTTCGATCACCGCGCCGGCGCCATGACGCATTGCGGCTTCGGAACGGCATCGGTATGCGAGCCCATCTTCGTGCCGCGCGACAAGGGCACCGCACAAGATGACGGCTGGCTGCTGGCCGTCAATCACGACCTGGTCGAAAACCGTTCACAACTGGTCATACTGGATGCCCGGGACCTCGAGAGAGGCCCGCTGGCGGTAGCCCATCTGACCCATCATCTGCCGATCGGCTTCCACGGGACCTTCACTCGGCGGGTCGCGGACCCGTCTGCGCCACTACCTCATCCGGCCCTGTTGCCTTAG